AGTCGTTAGATACTCTTTGTTCAGAATTTCTTCATACATACTATCTACCTCTTTCAATTTTACTTATATTTTAACACGAATAAAAAGAAATAACGATAAAACATATTGAAAATCTCCAATTTAAAAGGGATTCAGATGTTTTATGAAATGCCATATAATAATATTATCAGGAAACAAATACTGATAAATGGCTATATAAACTCAAAAAGGAGGTGATTATCTCGCTATACAAAGTGCTTAAAACTGATACACAAGATTGGTCATATGTACACGCTCCAAGTATCACTAATTTTTTGACGGAATATCAATGGGCATTACGAGAAAAACTCGTTTATAGCAGTATTAAACTGCTAAAGAGTTACAGACTAAAAGGTTTCCCCCAAAAAGAGACAGTACCTTTACTGTTAGGTTTATGTAGCCTTGAGATTGAAGATAGTAGTGAATTGAAAGAAACAATTGAAGTTCTTGAAGATTTATTAGAAAGGACTTTTAGTCAATCAACACATTGGTTTTAAAATTAAATCAGAGAAAGAGGTTATGCACAATGCCGATTGCAAACGCATGGGTTTTCACCGAAACAAAGTTTAAAGCAGAGGAATTTCTAAACAACACAGGAAATATGTTCAGACTAGTTTCACAACGACCGTATGTAAGTAAAAAAGATCCAAATGAGAAAGGCGTTACTTTAACTCTACAAATCACTAAAGATGACACTGATTACGGTGTGGATAAAAAAACTGGATTTAAACGGGATAATAACATCTTAAATACATTTGATGTAACCGCCCTAAACAACAAAGAACGTATCGATATTCAAAAAGGGGATTATCTCCGCTTGCTAGACTTTTTACCAGAAAAGTCATTTGTTATTGGGTTTGATTTAATACTTCGATTCAAAGACGTTGAGAAAATCAATGTTAAAAAACAATAAATTGTCGACAATCAGAAAACAAAACGGAAGATTCTTTTATGGCGTGTGCTTTCTGATTGCTATAGGAACAATAGTAATCCACTACGTTGACTCCCAGTTTAATTTGGGAGTCAACAAAAATATTTACATTCTGTTCGTTAGCATTGTAATCATCTTATTTTTGATACAAATTATTATTTGGTTAATTCGTAACAAAGCACATAAAGGCATTAGGAACGCTATTCGCTATTACTTTACCATTTTAAAGTTGAGAAGAGCATTTCTTGATTCCAATTATTATAACAAAAGGTTTTACTTCAATAATGAAGTAGTTGATTTACCAAAAGTAAAAGTTATATTCTCTGATAATTACACGCAAGGAAAACTCTTCATTGAAAACATCAACATTAATAAAGATATTAGTGATGTAAATATTTCCTATGCTCTAGGTGATTTTGTAGTTGACAGGGCTTATTTATCTAATGATGAAAATTATCATGTATTTGAAATTTACGATTGTAATATCGCTCAACAATATGAATTTAACGACTTGGATGAATTACGTGCGCAGACATCCCATTTGGATGAATACACATTGCAAATTGATAAATCAATTGTAATACCCTTACACGGAACTTTACTAGTTGGTCAAACAGGATCTGGAAAAACATATGCACTTTACTCCCTTATCCTGCAAATGATAACTAAAAAAGTCCATTATAATTTATATTTTGCTGACCCTAAAAACTCAAGTCTGGCTGTTCTTGGAGATAAAATATCAGAGGAGAATACCGCTACTGATATCGATGAAATAATCAAGTTACTCCAGTCATTTGTTGAAAAAATGGAATCTAGAAAAGTTGAAATTAAAGAGAAACTAAATACAAAATTGGAAGCAGATTATGCTCACTTTCAATATGAACCTCACATTTTTATATTTGATGAATTTGCTAGCTTTCAATCGGTTATTCAAACTCTAGAAAAGAAAAAACGTGATGAAGTGACGAAATTGTTATCCCAAGTTATTTTACAAGGTCGTCAGTTAGGTTTTTTCTTATGGATTGTGATGCAAAAATCTGATGCATCTTTACTACCTACTAATTTACGTGAAAATCTTCCAGTGAAATTTGTTCTTGGTAATGCTGAAAAGCAGACTTATGTAACGGCATTTGGTACAGGAGTAGACATACCAGAGAAGGATTTCCAATTAGGGCAAGGTATCTTAACTTGTCCAATCGTGGCTAATACACCGAGAATTTGTCACTTTAGTTATTTAGATTTTGACATATTAGAAGCTGTGACTCACTTAAGATCGTGAGCGGGGGTTATGTAATAACCCCCGCTCCGCAAAACTAGAATTTCACTTCGGTTATTGATATACCAATGTTTATTGACTTGAAAGGAGTGATTTTATTGTTAGATGTTCAAGTCGATGAATTCACGCTAGTTCTACAATCTACAAAAAGACCTAATTGTATTGAAGAATGGGAAGGTATGGCAATCAGCATTATTAAAGAGTTTGTCAGATTGTCAAAGATCGAAACAGTATTAGGCAAGTTAGAAGATGCGACACAATCACTGCCCCAGGGATATTCAAATGGTTTTAGTTGTGAAAATGCAACGTACTATTTTGCAATAGCATATCATACGGATTTTATCCAAATGGGAATTTGTATAAAGTTCTCTGCTCATGCTTGGATGGAATATAGAAAGGAATACGAATCATCATTTGGTGATTCGATACAGATTCACCAGTTTCTTGAAAATATTAATAATAATGCTTCATATACTTCTAGACTTTCAAGAATGGATATTGCAATTGACTTTATTAATGAAAAAGTAAATGTAAACACGATTTACAATCAGTTTTCTAAAAAAAATCAAATCGTTAAAACTGGTACAGGAAGAAGAAATCACTCAATTTTATCGGCAATAACTAAAGATAATATCACATCAACTTTTTATCTGGGCTCGAAAGGCAAAAATATCAAGGCTTTATTAAGGGTTTATGATAAGAAGAAAGAACAAGTTGAAACGATGGGTGTTCGTTATGAGGAAGCTATCCATTATGATTCTTGGGTACGCTTTGAAGCAGTTTTTAAAGGTACTTACGCACACGATTTATCAGACGAACTTGAACAAATAAAAAGTGATACAGAACTAAAAGATTTGCTCGTTTCAGCCTTAACTGATCGTTATCAATTTTATTATGCTAAGTCTGACAGACTAACGACTTACAGTAGGAAAATGCTAAATTTGCTTAATCAAAAAAGCTTTATGTTTAGTTCCCCTTCACCGCGGTCGAACTTATTAGAACAATCGCAAAAGCACATTTTAAATGGATCAGGATTATTTCCATATCTATATAAAGTTTGGCATATCTGGGGAGATGAAGGATTAAGGAAATGTTTAGCATTTCTTTACGATGAATTTGAAAATTATGAACCAAATGATGATGTCATGTTATGGCTAAAAAAGTATTCTGTATTATATACAAAACAAGGTTATCCGTTCAAATAGAACAATTAGGTAATTTTGCAATAGATAATATTAAAATTAAGGGAGACGATGCCTTTATGAGCATAAATATGACGACAACAGACTACCCATACCTTTTAACTCGTGAACAAGCATCCCGCTTTCTAGGTATAGATCCAAAATCATTTGATAAATACATTCGTTCCCATGATGACCTTGAACGTTTTATGGTAGGTAGACAAGAACGGTACACAATGAAATCTTTAACAAGTTTTATTGAAGCACGATCCATTTAAATGATTGGTAGTTGATATTATGCTAGTTACAGAATACAATACAGTTGTATTCAACTAGCATCTATCAACTATTTTTATGAAAGGAATTGATAGCATGGCTAGTATTGTAAAAAGGGGAAAATCATACAGGGCACAAGTTTCTTTGTACAAGCATGGACAGCATAAAAAGCTATCCAAAACATTTTCTACAAAAAGAGAAGCAAGACTTTGGGCTTTAGAAATGGAATTAGCTAAAGGGGAAGGCAAGGAACTTGCCCACAGAACAACAACATTTGCGGATTTCTTCGAGAATTGGATTTATCTTGTAAAAGTAAATGATGTTAAAGAAACGACATTTCAAAATTATGTTCGTACTTTAGGTGTTATTAGAAACTTATTTCAGGATATCCAATTAAAAGATCTAAATGACATTGTTGTTCAGAAGAAAATTGACGAATATGCGAAAACACACTCACGAAAAACAACACATGAAGTGCTATTGAAAATTAAGACCGCATTACGTGATGCATTTGCTCGTGGATATATTGCAAATGATTTTGCTCGTTTAGTAAAAACACGCGGTGAAAACCCACCTAAGCGAAACAAAGCTTTATCTATTACTGACTTTAAAAAGCTTCGTAATCACGTCCTACAGCATCCAGAAGATGAATTTAACCTACTTGTATTACTTGCACTAGAAACGGGTATGCGACGTGGAGAGCTATTAGCAATACGACCAGAGAGCCTTTATGAATATGGAATAGAAGTTAGGCACTCGATTAGTCCTACTTCTGATGATACTTCACTAAAAACACAAAATGCAAAACGTGATGTTTCTATTAACAAAGAAGTATATGAGCTAATTCGTAACATACCTGTTAAAGAAAATGGTTATATCTTTAGTTTTGGAGGTTTTAAACAGTCGGAACAATTAGCGGAGTTATTGAAGAAATTAGATATTAAACAGACAACGTTTCACGGTTTAAGAGACACTCATGCATCATTTCTATTTTCTCAAGATATAGATATTGCATATGTATCCAAACGATTAGGACACATAAACATACAAACCACACAGAATTATTATCTGGAATTAATGCCAGAAAAAAAGCACCAGCAAGATTGAGGTGACCCCTTAAAGTTAGACTTTATTAGCGAGACAGTTTCGGCTGCCTCGCTATTTTTATGCAGCCTGAAGACTAAGTCTGTATTGCACTGGACTTAGCCATCCAAGTTTCTCTTTAATTCTCTTTTCGTTATAGTAATTTATGTATCGTTCAATTTCCGACTTCAATTCCTCATAGCTGTAATACACGACACCATAGTAAATCTCTTGTTTAAGCAGTCCAAAGAAGTTTTCCATAACGGAATTATCATGGCAGTTACCTTTTCTAGACATACTTTGAAAAATACGTTCTTCCTTAAGCCGGTTAGAGTATGCTCTCATCTGGTAAGCCCATCCTTGATCTGAATGGAATGTTCGGCGATAAGAACAATCTGAGGTTATTTCAATTGCTTTATCTAGTGCATCCATTACATTCTTGGCCGTAGGATGCTTAGCAATACCATAACTAAGAATTTCACCATTACACATATCCATAAAAGGATCCAAATAAAGCTTGTGCATTGTCATATGGCCTTTTGAATCTACTTCATAGTATTTAAATTCAGTTGTATCAGTTGTAACCTTTTGATGCGGTATATGTGTATTGAATCGCCTACGGATTCTATTAGGTGCCACAATACCAACCTTGCCTTTGTACGAGCTGTATTTACGACTTTTACGTGTAAATGAGGTCACCTGAAGATTGAGTTTTTGCATTATTCGCTGGACTTTTTTCTTGTTAACATGAATTCCCTGATTATTTAATTCGGCTCGCATGCGTCGATATCCATAATCTTTATTATCTTCATGTATTTTTAGGATTTTTTCTTCGAGTTCTTTGTCAGGATTATCTCTATCAAATCTTTTTTGCCAATACATGTAGGTAGCTTTAGGGAAGCCAACTACAGCGAGAATATCTTTTAATTTGAATTCTCCTCGGAGGCTGCGGACGATTCTCGCTTTTTTTTCAGAAGAGCTTCCTCCTCTAAACGCAGCCTCCTCAGTTCTTTTAAATAAGCATTCTCGATTTTTAGTTTTAAGAGTTCAGCTTCAAGCTGTTTAACATGCTCAGTGCTTGTATCAACAGGAGCTGAATCATCTTGGTGTTGTATATTTACAGCCTTACCTGATGAATTCATTTTAGCCCTTCTTCCACGTTTCTTATCTCTTAAGGCATCAGGACCAGCCGCTCTATAATCATTTACCCACCTGGCGATAAGAGCATTATTATTAATCCCTAGTGAAAGAGCCAGTTCCTGATAAGATACCTCACTTGTTAAATAAGACTCTACCGCACCAAGCTTAAATTCAAAAGAATAATTTTCGTTCTTTCTTGAACGTTTTAATCCATCATCACCTAGTTCTTCGTAGTAATGTACCCAATTGAGAACTTGTCTTCTGTTTTTTACTCCATATTTTTCTGCTAAAAAAGTATAACCTCCTTCGCCACGTAAATATGCATCTACAACTTTCTTTTTAAACTCATAACTGTATACAGCCATAAAAATACCGACCTCCAATCGTCAGATTTTTGGTCTAACTTTTGGGGGTCGGTACAGATGCCGATGCTTTAAATCTGTTAAGTGCTTTATAAGGTTCAAGCTGATTTGAACCAACTTGAACCAAAAAAGCTCTGTAAACACTGATATATCAATGTTTCTATTAACGTTTTGAGAATTGAGAAGCTTTACGAGCTTTCTTAAGACCTGGTTTTTTACGTTCTACCATACGTGGGTCACGTGTTAATAGTCCAGCTTCTTTTAGTGGTGCACGGAAGTCAGGATCTACTGACAATAGTGCGCGAGAGATTCCGTGACGAGCTGCTCCAGCTTGTCCAGTGAATCCACCACCGTTAACGTTCACGTGAACGTCGTAGCTACCTAAAGTATCTGTAATGTTTAATGGTTGTTTAATTACTTCGTACAAGTAAGGGAATGGAATGTAATCTTCCATTTCTTTCTTGTTGAAGACGATTTTACCTGTTCCCGGTACTAGACGTACACGAGCAGTTGAGTTTTTACGGCGACCAGTGCCGATGTATTGAGCTTGTGCCAATGTGTTTCCCTCCTTAAATTAGGTTTGTGATGTCTAAAACTTCTGGTTGTTGTGCTGCATGTGGGTGAGTTTCTTCACCGTATACATGTAATTTTCTAAACATTTGAGATCCTAGAGCGTTCTTAGGAAGCATTCCTTTGATTGAGTACTCTAGTAAACGACGTGAGTTTTTGTCACGTAGTTCCCCAGCAGAAACTTGTTTTAGTCCACCAATGTAACCTGAGTGGCGAGAATAGATTTTGTCTGATGCTTTTTTACCTGTTAATTTAACTTTATCAGCGTTAATAATAATTACAAAGTCACCTGTGTCCACATGTGGAGTGAATGTTGGTTTATTTTTTCCGCGTAGGATTGATGCTGCAATTGTTGATACACGTCCCAAAGGAATGTCAGTTGCATCGATCACGTACCATTTGCGTTCGATTTCGTTAGCTTTAGCCATATATGTTGTACGCACGTTTGTTTCCTCCATATTCTTATCTGAATGTTTGATCCATCTTGAGTTTCCGGGGCTCATATAGTGGGGCAAACAATACCGTCTTATATCTTACCCCAGACTTGCCAATTTGTCAAATAAAAATCGGTATTTTTTTGCGAAAAAGCACTTAGTTTTTTGCTTGTTTTATCTCTTCCAAAAACTGCTCATCGTAGTAAACTTCAACCAGGTACAATCCCTTGCCGTCTGCGGTTGGACCAGCTTCATTGCGGTCATTTACCGCGAACAAGCGGTCAATTTCTTCCGGCTCTTTTAAGCCATCTGCAATCTGTAAACAGGTACCCACAAAAATGCGAACCATGTTATATAAAAAGCCATTACCTACAAAGGTAAAAACAAGCTCATTTTGAGCTTCATCAATCTCAAATTTGGCTTCATAAACCGTT
This genomic interval from Jeotgalibaca arthritidis contains the following:
- a CDS encoding FtsK/SpoIIIE domain-containing protein is translated as MLKNNKLSTIRKQNGRFFYGVCFLIAIGTIVIHYVDSQFNLGVNKNIYILFVSIVIILFLIQIIIWLIRNKAHKGIRNAIRYYFTILKLRRAFLDSNYYNKRFYFNNEVVDLPKVKVIFSDNYTQGKLFIENININKDISDVNISYALGDFVVDRAYLSNDENYHVFEIYDCNIAQQYEFNDLDELRAQTSHLDEYTLQIDKSIVIPLHGTLLVGQTGSGKTYALYSLILQMITKKVHYNLYFADPKNSSLAVLGDKISEENTATDIDEIIKLLQSFVEKMESRKVEIKEKLNTKLEADYAHFQYEPHIFIFDEFASFQSVIQTLEKKKRDEVTKLLSQVILQGRQLGFFLWIVMQKSDASLLPTNLRENLPVKFVLGNAEKQTYVTAFGTGVDIPEKDFQLGQGILTCPIVANTPRICHFSYLDFDILEAVTHLRS
- a CDS encoding replication initiation factor domain-containing protein, translating into MILLLDVQVDEFTLVLQSTKRPNCIEEWEGMAISIIKEFVRLSKIETVLGKLEDATQSLPQGYSNGFSCENATYYFAIAYHTDFIQMGICIKFSAHAWMEYRKEYESSFGDSIQIHQFLENINNNASYTSRLSRMDIAIDFINEKVNVNTIYNQFSKKNQIVKTGTGRRNHSILSAITKDNITSTFYLGSKGKNIKALLRVYDKKKEQVETMGVRYEEAIHYDSWVRFEAVFKGTYAHDLSDELEQIKSDTELKDLLVSALTDRYQFYYAKSDRLTTYSRKMLNLLNQKSFMFSSPSPRSNLLEQSQKHILNGSGLFPYLYKVWHIWGDEGLRKCLAFLYDEFENYEPNDDVMLWLKKYSVLYTKQGYPFK
- a CDS encoding MerR family transcriptional regulator translates to MSINMTTTDYPYLLTREQASRFLGIDPKSFDKYIRSHDDLERFMVGRQERYTMKSLTSFIEARSI
- a CDS encoding tyrosine-type recombinase/integrase encodes the protein MASIVKRGKSYRAQVSLYKHGQHKKLSKTFSTKREARLWALEMELAKGEGKELAHRTTTFADFFENWIYLVKVNDVKETTFQNYVRTLGVIRNLFQDIQLKDLNDIVVQKKIDEYAKTHSRKTTHEVLLKIKTALRDAFARGYIANDFARLVKTRGENPPKRNKALSITDFKKLRNHVLQHPEDEFNLLVLLALETGMRRGELLAIRPESLYEYGIEVRHSISPTSDDTSLKTQNAKRDVSINKEVYELIRNIPVKENGYIFSFGGFKQSEQLAELLKKLDIKQTTFHGLRDTHASFLFSQDIDIAYVSKRLGHINIQTTQNYYLELMPEKKHQQD
- a CDS encoding IS3 family transposase (programmed frameshift); its protein translation is MAVYSYEFKKKVVDAYLRGEGGYTFLAEKYGVKNRRQVLNWVHYYEELGDDGLKRSRKNENYSFEFKLGAVESYLTSEVSYQELALSLGINNNALIARWVNDYRAAGPDALRDKKRGRRAKMNSSGKAVNIQHQDDSAPVDTSTEHVKQLEAELLKLKIENAYFKRTEEAAFRGGSSSEKKARIVRSLRGEFKLKDILAVVGFPKATYMYWQKRFDRDNPDKELEEKILKIHEDNKDYGYRRMRAELNNQGIHVNKKKVQRIMQKLNLQVTSFTRKSRKYSSYKGKVGIVAPNRIRRRFNTHIPHQKVTTDTTEFKYYEVDSKGHMTMHKLYLDPFMDMCNGEILSYGIAKHPTAKNVMDALDKAIEITSDCSYRRTFHSDQGWAYQMRAYSNRLKEERIFQSMSRKGNCHDNSVMENFFGLLKQEIYYGVVYYSYEELKSEIERYINYYNEKRIKEKLGWLSPVQYRLSLQAA
- the rpsI gene encoding 30S ribosomal protein S9; amino-acid sequence: MAQAQYIGTGRRKNSTARVRLVPGTGKIVFNKKEMEDYIPFPYLYEVIKQPLNITDTLGSYDVHVNVNGGGFTGQAGAARHGISRALLSVDPDFRAPLKEAGLLTRDPRMVERKKPGLKKARKASQFSKR
- the rplM gene encoding 50S ribosomal protein L13 codes for the protein MRTTYMAKANEIERKWYVIDATDIPLGRVSTIAASILRGKNKPTFTPHVDTGDFVIIINADKVKLTGKKASDKIYSRHSGYIGGLKQVSAGELRDKNSRRLLEYSIKGMLPKNALGSQMFRKLHVYGEETHPHAAQQPEVLDITNLI